A single Leptolyngbya ohadii IS1 DNA region contains:
- a CDS encoding 2-isopropylmalate synthase produces the protein MNTPSNPERIIIFDTTLRDGEQSPGATLNVDEKLTIARQLARLGVDVIEAGFPFASPGDFEAVSKIAQQVGTEDGPTICGLARATKQDIETAAKALKAAAKPRIHTFIATSDIHLQYKLKKTRKEVLEIAPEMVAYAKSFVNDVEFSPEDAGRSDPEFLYEVLERAIAAGATTINIPDTVGYTTPQEFGAIIRGIKENVPNIDQAIISVHGHNDLGLAVANFLEAVKNGARQLECTINGIGERAGNAALEELVMALHVRRQYFNPFLGRPVESEAPLTQIDTRQIYKTSRLVSNLTGMLVQPNKAIVGANAFAHESGIHQDGVLKHKLTYEIMDAQSIGLTDNQIVLGKHSGRNAFRTRLKELGFDLSDQELNRAFLRFKEMADKKKEITDWDLEAIVNDETQQAPELFKLEHVQVSCGDHARPTATVILRTPDGQELMDAAIGTGPVDAIYKAINRVVNVPNQLIEYSVQSVTAGIDAIGEVTIRLKYDERIYSGHAANTDIIVASAHAYVNALNRLYGNLQGVKSLHPQHGEVQAVS, from the coding sequence ATGAACACTCCGTCCAACCCAGAGCGCATTATTATCTTCGACACAACGCTTCGCGATGGTGAGCAATCTCCCGGCGCAACTCTAAACGTCGATGAAAAGCTAACGATCGCTCGGCAGCTGGCGCGACTGGGTGTGGACGTGATTGAGGCGGGTTTTCCCTTCGCCAGTCCGGGAGACTTTGAGGCGGTCAGCAAGATTGCCCAGCAGGTCGGCACAGAGGACGGTCCCACGATTTGCGGTTTAGCCCGCGCCACCAAGCAGGACATCGAAACGGCGGCAAAGGCACTGAAGGCGGCAGCCAAGCCTCGCATCCATACCTTCATTGCTACGTCGGATATTCATTTGCAGTACAAGCTGAAAAAGACCCGCAAAGAGGTTTTGGAAATTGCGCCGGAAATGGTGGCGTATGCCAAGAGCTTCGTGAACGACGTGGAATTCTCTCCCGAAGATGCCGGACGCTCTGACCCCGAATTCCTCTACGAGGTGCTGGAACGGGCGATCGCCGCTGGAGCTACCACGATTAATATCCCGGATACGGTGGGCTACACGACGCCGCAGGAATTTGGCGCAATCATTCGCGGTATTAAGGAGAACGTACCAAACATCGATCAGGCAATTATTTCCGTTCACGGTCACAACGACCTGGGCTTGGCGGTGGCGAACTTCCTGGAAGCGGTGAAAAACGGCGCACGTCAGTTGGAATGTACGATCAACGGCATTGGCGAGCGGGCAGGGAATGCGGCTCTGGAAGAGCTGGTGATGGCACTCCACGTCCGCAGACAGTATTTCAATCCCTTCCTGGGCAGACCTGTGGAGTCGGAAGCTCCCCTGACCCAAATCGACACCCGCCAGATCTACAAGACCTCTCGCCTAGTGTCGAACCTCACCGGAATGCTGGTACAGCCGAATAAGGCGATCGTCGGGGCAAATGCCTTTGCTCACGAGTCGGGCATTCACCAGGATGGCGTGCTGAAGCACAAGCTGACCTACGAGATCATGGACGCGCAATCGATCGGCTTAACCGATAACCAGATCGTGCTGGGCAAACATTCGGGACGCAACGCCTTCCGCACCCGCCTGAAGGAATTGGGCTTCGACCTCTCCGATCAGGAACTCAACCGGGCATTCCTGCGCTTTAAGGAAATGGCGGACAAGAAGAAAGAAATCACAGACTGGGATCTGGAGGCGATCGTCAACGACGAAACCCAGCAGGCTCCCGAACTGTTTAAGCTGGAGCACGTTCAGGTCTCTTGCGGCGATCATGCCCGTCCCACGGCTACCGTCATTCTTCGCACTCCCGACGGTCAGGAACTGATGGATGCGGCGATTGGCACGGGTCCGGTAGATGCCATCTACAAGGCAATCAATCGGGTCGTCAACGTGCCCAATCAGCTGATCGAATACTCGGTGCAGTCCGTGACGGCAGGCATTGATGCGATCGGGGAAGTGACGATTCGCCTGAAGTACGACGAGCGGATTTACTCCGGTCACGCGGCAAACACCGATATTATTGTGGCTTCTGCCCATGCCTACGTGAACGCCCTGAATCGGCTCTACGGCAATCTGCAAGGGGTGAAGTCGCTCCATCCGCAGCACGGCGAAGTCCAGGCAGTGAGCTAA
- a CDS encoding carbohydrate ABC transporter permease, which translates to MSKQIPLSGKQSSVSPWETVGRFAQSSPVKTIATYLLLGTIAVVMLLPLVWLVSTAFKSPTEDIFQFPPQFIPAQPTIANFIEVWQTNPFGRYLFNSTLVALLTVGLNLLFCSLAAYPLARLDFRGRNALFTLIVSTILIPFQIVMIPLYILTVQLGLRNSYLGLIFPAIASAFGIFLLRQAFQGVPKELEEAARMDGCSELGIWWFVMLPSIRPALVTLAIFVFIGAWSDFLWPLIILDQPEYYTLPLGVAKLAGAFSLDWRLIAAGSVISIAPILLFFLVMQRYIVPSETGSGVKG; encoded by the coding sequence ATGAGCAAGCAAATTCCCCTCTCCGGCAAACAATCTTCTGTCTCTCCCTGGGAAACGGTGGGACGATTCGCCCAAAGCTCCCCCGTAAAAACGATCGCCACCTATCTGCTGCTGGGCACGATCGCCGTGGTGATGCTGCTGCCGCTGGTCTGGCTGGTGAGTACCGCCTTTAAGTCACCCACGGAGGATATTTTTCAGTTTCCGCCACAGTTTATTCCGGCGCAGCCGACGATCGCCAATTTCATCGAGGTTTGGCAGACCAATCCGTTTGGACGCTATTTATTTAACAGTACGCTGGTGGCGCTGCTGACCGTGGGACTGAATCTGCTGTTCTGTTCGCTGGCGGCATATCCCCTGGCGCGGCTGGACTTTCGCGGACGCAATGCCCTGTTTACCCTGATTGTGTCTACGATTCTGATTCCCTTCCAGATTGTGATGATTCCGCTGTATATCCTCACAGTTCAGTTGGGTTTGCGGAATAGCTATCTAGGACTGATCTTTCCGGCAATCGCCTCAGCTTTTGGAATCTTCCTGCTGCGGCAGGCGTTTCAGGGAGTCCCTAAAGAACTGGAAGAAGCGGCGCGGATGGACGGCTGTTCAGAACTGGGAATCTGGTGGTTTGTGATGCTGCCTTCGATTCGTCCGGCACTGGTGACGCTGGCGATCTTTGTGTTTATCGGTGCCTGGAGCGATTTCCTCTGGCCCCTGATTATCCTGGATCAGCCGGAATACTACACCCTGCCTTTAGGAGTGGCAAAGCTAGCGGGCGCATTTTCCCTGGACTGGCGATTAATTGCCGCAGGTTCAGTCATTTCGATCGCCCCGATTCTGCTGTTTTTCCTGGTGATGCAGCGGTACATTGTGCCTAGCGAGACGGGCAGCGGCGTGAAGGGTTAG